In Oscillatoria sp. FACHB-1407, a single window of DNA contains:
- a CDS encoding class I SAM-dependent methyltransferase, giving the protein MNLQERLERERQHGKVIIATEENNWGWKTPAGQIRWKRRFNYLAQALPNADGQVLEVGAGSGTFTVGLADVYSNLMAIDISEDLINIARTRAPSAQFAAMDAHNLEVPDNSFDAIIGCSVLHHLDWNLALQGFYHKLKPGGVVRFSEPNLLNPQIFIQKTIPPIKKRLGDSPDEYAFTAWQIRRSLKRAGFSRITVTPYEFLHPSVPEKWIDAVIKLETLISKTFLKQIGGSLLIEAFKL; this is encoded by the coding sequence ATGAACCTGCAAGAACGACTCGAGCGAGAACGGCAACACGGTAAGGTGATTATCGCCACTGAAGAAAATAACTGGGGATGGAAAACCCCCGCAGGTCAAATTCGGTGGAAGCGTCGCTTTAATTATCTGGCACAGGCACTTCCCAACGCCGACGGTCAAGTCTTAGAAGTGGGGGCAGGTTCCGGCACCTTTACGGTGGGTTTGGCAGATGTCTACTCGAATCTGATGGCGATCGACATCAGCGAAGACCTGATCAACATTGCTCGAACGAGAGCACCCTCAGCCCAGTTCGCAGCAATGGATGCCCACAATCTGGAGGTTCCTGACAATAGCTTTGATGCGATTATCGGGTGCTCGGTGTTGCACCATCTCGACTGGAATCTCGCGCTCCAGGGGTTCTATCACAAGCTCAAGCCCGGTGGGGTAGTGCGCTTTTCAGAGCCTAATTTGTTGAATCCACAGATTTTCATCCAGAAGACGATTCCGCCAATTAAGAAACGGCTAGGCGATAGCCCTGACGAGTACGCCTTTACGGCATGGCAAATTCGGCGATCGCTCAAACGGGCAGGTTTCTCTCGCATCACTGTCACGCCGTACGAGTTTCTGCATCCCTCAGTTCCTGAAAAGTGGATTGATGCGGTGATTAAGTTAGAGACTTTAATCTCTAAAACGTTCCTCAAACAAATCGGCGGATCGTTGTTGATCGAAGCCTTCAAGCTGTGA
- a CDS encoding methyltransferase domain-containing protein: MGKQGLLGGLKLPQELQISDHDDPDSIYVIRRIIKRKPFLVNTYKSFYRDILSRIKTVPADGDLIELGSGASFLKTELPQLITSDVLPYDGVDKVFSALDIPLADNSVSAFLMTDVLHHIKDSRQFFREMQRCLKVGGKVVMIEPANTLWGKFIFSNFHPEPFDDQGGWGFEEGGPLTGANIAIPWIIFFRDVEIFKKEFPELRLRSIRLHTPFKYLLSGGLSFRQLLPSWCYPIVDLIEWILSPFNRYLAMFMTIELEKRH; encoded by the coding sequence ATGGGAAAACAAGGTTTACTAGGCGGATTGAAGTTACCTCAAGAGCTTCAAATTAGCGATCATGACGATCCGGATAGCATTTACGTTATTCGGCGCATTATTAAACGCAAACCGTTTCTAGTAAACACCTACAAAAGCTTCTACCGCGATATTCTGAGCCGCATCAAAACGGTTCCAGCCGATGGCGATCTGATTGAACTGGGAAGTGGAGCAAGCTTCCTGAAGACTGAGTTGCCCCAACTCATTACGTCCGACGTGTTGCCCTACGATGGCGTAGACAAGGTCTTTTCAGCGTTAGATATTCCGCTTGCAGATAATAGTGTTAGCGCGTTTCTCATGACGGATGTGCTGCATCACATCAAAGACTCGCGGCAGTTTTTCCGGGAAATGCAGCGATGCCTGAAGGTTGGTGGCAAAGTGGTGATGATTGAACCTGCTAACACCTTGTGGGGCAAGTTTATTTTTAGCAATTTTCATCCAGAACCGTTTGACGACCAGGGGGGTTGGGGGTTTGAAGAGGGAGGACCACTCACTGGAGCAAATATTGCCATTCCCTGGATCATCTTTTTTAGAGATGTAGAGATATTCAAAAAAGAGTTTCCAGAGTTGCGGTTGCGATCGATTCGTTTACACACCCCATTCAAATATTTATTGAGCGGTGGGTTATCGTTTAGACAATTGTTGCCATCGTGGTGTTATCCAATTGTTGATTTGATCGAGTGGATTTTGTCACCGTTCAATCGATATTTAGCCATGTTTATGACAATCGAATTAGAAAAACGACACTAA
- a CDS encoding glycosyltransferase family 2 protein: MSQSLLPEDYPANLLTVDEPEVSVVVPIYNEVESLPQLLEAIATTLKQSHLNYEIVCVDDGSRDGSAEWLRQEALKRADLRAVLLRRNYGQTAAMAAGFKHAIGRVIVTLDGDLQNDPADIPRLLAKLEEGYDLVSGWRKQRQDAALTRLLPSKIANWLISRVTGVVIHDYGCSLKAYRAEVVTDLNLYGELHRFLPVLAFIEGARIAEMPVLHHSRRFGQSKYGLGRTFRVLMDLLTIFFIKKFLTRPMHVFGLFGLLAIAAGVGLGLYLTFVKLVIGEPIGDRPLLILTVLLLTTGVQLFSFGLLAELSMRTYHESQGRPIYRVREVIGAGHVQRPRNGDKTVL; the protein is encoded by the coding sequence ATGAGCCAATCCCTACTGCCTGAAGACTATCCTGCTAATTTGCTAACGGTAGATGAACCTGAGGTATCCGTCGTGGTGCCGATTTACAACGAGGTTGAGAGTTTGCCTCAACTGCTAGAGGCGATCGCCACAACGTTGAAACAGAGCCATCTCAACTATGAGATTGTCTGTGTGGATGATGGGTCGCGGGACGGTTCAGCGGAATGGCTCCGCCAGGAGGCTTTGAAGCGGGCAGATTTGCGGGCGGTCTTGCTGCGCCGCAACTATGGGCAAACGGCAGCGATGGCAGCGGGTTTTAAGCACGCGATCGGTCGAGTGATTGTCACGCTGGATGGTGATTTGCAGAATGATCCCGCCGATATTCCTCGACTCTTAGCCAAGCTGGAGGAGGGCTATGACCTGGTGAGTGGATGGCGCAAACAACGACAGGATGCCGCGTTGACCCGGCTATTGCCCTCTAAAATCGCCAACTGGTTGATTAGCCGTGTGACGGGTGTGGTGATTCATGACTATGGCTGTTCTCTTAAGGCATACCGGGCTGAGGTTGTCACCGATTTGAACTTGTATGGCGAACTGCATCGCTTTTTGCCAGTATTAGCCTTTATCGAAGGGGCACGCATCGCCGAAATGCCCGTGTTGCATCACAGTCGGCGTTTTGGTCAAAGCAAATATGGGTTGGGACGCACCTTTCGCGTGTTGATGGATCTGCTGACGATTTTCTTCATTAAGAAATTTTTAACCCGTCCCATGCATGTGTTTGGCTTGTTTGGGTTGCTGGCGATCGCAGCGGGAGTCGGTCTGGGGTTGTATCTGACCTTTGTCAAACTGGTAATTGGTGAACCGATTGGCGATCGCCCCCTGCTCATTTTGACGGTGTTGCTGCTGACCACCGGGGTTCAACTCTTCAGCTTTGGGTTGCTCGCTGAACTCTCGATGCGAACCTACCACGAATCACAGGGTCGTCCCATCTACCGTGTCCGTGAGGTCATTGGGGCAGGGCATGTGCAACGCCCCCGCAATGGCGACAAAACGGTGCTTTGA
- a CDS encoding lysylphosphatidylglycerol synthase domain-containing protein has translation MKVKSILRWAIVGGTLFFLGAVLRNQWAEVQSIRLDAVGGLWLAIALLVTLSAHIWSGWVWSLILRELGQPANGLWGVAVYLRTNIAKYLPGNIWHFLGRIKAAESAGYSTSAAVLSVVLESLLMAAVALALAIAGRLQNWGIHAVILVGLLIVFHPKVLNPLLQMAQQFKTKGTAIASNASPRLQRYPGIPLMGEFGFVSLRATGFLFVLQALQPVPVDQVPALLSAFSFAWLLGLVVPGAPGGLGVFEATAIALIGEPFSDGVVLSGVALYRLISTSAEALGAAFASLNKNPATDTPKI, from the coding sequence ATGAAAGTAAAGTCGATACTGCGTTGGGCGATCGTTGGCGGGACGCTGTTTTTTCTCGGAGCGGTGTTGCGAAACCAGTGGGCTGAGGTGCAGTCAATTCGCCTTGATGCGGTTGGGGGGCTGTGGTTGGCGATCGCGCTGCTCGTGACTCTATCGGCTCATATCTGGTCGGGTTGGGTCTGGAGCCTGATTTTGCGCGAGTTGGGGCAACCTGCTAATGGGCTATGGGGTGTAGCGGTCTATCTGCGCACGAACATCGCTAAGTATCTGCCAGGAAATATCTGGCACTTCCTGGGGCGGATCAAAGCGGCTGAGTCGGCAGGTTATTCTACCAGTGCCGCTGTGTTGAGTGTGGTACTGGAGTCACTGTTGATGGCGGCGGTTGCGCTGGCTCTGGCGATCGCAGGTCGGTTACAAAATTGGGGCATTCATGCCGTGATTCTGGTGGGTTTGCTGATTGTGTTTCACCCCAAAGTCCTGAATCCTTTGCTACAAATGGCTCAGCAGTTCAAGACAAAAGGTACGGCGATCGCGTCCAACGCCTCTCCACGGTTGCAACGCTATCCAGGTATTCCTCTGATGGGGGAATTTGGCTTTGTCAGTCTTCGAGCGACGGGATTTTTGTTTGTGCTTCAGGCATTACAGCCTGTTCCCGTGGATCAGGTGCCTGCGCTCCTCAGTGCCTTTAGCTTTGCCTGGTTGCTGGGATTGGTCGTTCCGGGTGCGCCCGGTGGTCTGGGGGTGTTTGAGGCAACGGCGATCGCCCTGATTGGGGAACCGTTTTCAGATGGGGTCGTGCTCAGTGGTGTCGCGCTTTATCGGTTAATCAGTACTTCGGCTGAGGCACTTGGGGCAGCTTTTGCGTCTTTAAACAAAAATCCGGCAACGGATACCCCTAAAATCTAA
- a CDS encoding C40 family peptidase codes for MVSLAELHDVWMEDHTVEYECQANLNLYDAPTLKTLATQAVFGRQLRILPLPTTPEAVADVGAIQVCLCEDAYSGWIAVEDLDMLMTAEAPYRAIAVSEIEIRDRLPQVIAYAQAAMKQPNYYLWGGTVGPNYDCSGLVQTAFASVGVWLPRDSYQQEAFVQPISLDALEPGDLLFFGKPERCSHVALYLGNGEYIHSSGKEQGRNGIGIDRLSEEGDAVSQAYFRQFRGAGRVTASFVPAQRDVQPSGEPA; via the coding sequence ATGGTGTCGCTTGCTGAGTTACATGATGTCTGGATGGAGGATCACACCGTTGAATATGAGTGTCAGGCAAATTTAAATCTGTACGATGCTCCCACGCTCAAAACGTTAGCGACTCAAGCTGTCTTTGGGCGACAGTTGCGAATCCTGCCATTGCCCACAACCCCTGAAGCGGTGGCAGATGTCGGGGCAATTCAGGTCTGTTTGTGTGAAGACGCCTATTCTGGATGGATAGCGGTAGAAGACCTGGACATGTTGATGACCGCAGAGGCACCCTACCGCGCGATCGCTGTTTCCGAGATTGAGATTCGCGATCGCCTCCCCCAAGTAATTGCCTATGCCCAAGCCGCGATGAAGCAGCCCAACTATTACCTCTGGGGTGGCACGGTTGGACCCAACTACGATTGTTCTGGGTTAGTGCAAACGGCATTTGCCTCGGTTGGGGTCTGGTTGCCGAGGGATTCTTATCAGCAAGAGGCATTTGTCCAACCCATCTCATTGGACGCTCTGGAACCGGGAGATTTGCTCTTTTTTGGTAAGCCAGAACGGTGCAGCCATGTGGCACTCTACCTGGGCAATGGAGAATACATCCACAGTTCGGGTAAAGAGCAGGGACGCAATGGCATTGGTATCGATCGCCTCTCTGAGGAGGGTGATGCAGTCAGTCAGGCATATTTTCGGCAGTTTCGGGGTGCAGGGCGGGTCACAGCAAGTTTTGTGCCCGCGCAGAGAGACGTGCAACCTAGCGGAGAGCCAGCATGA
- a CDS encoding serine hydrolase produces MPFFNKDEQLETLGDRVLEATWAAFPRLAQNQLALTWLVYDPPVIVNTGGALTAEEFWQHPVRGFAYRGVESIYPASVVKLFYLVAVHEWLQQGMIQPGVELDRATRDMIVDSSNDATSLVVDVLTGTTSGPELPVAPFETWKHQRNLVNRYYQSLGWSELESINVNQKTWCDGAYGRERAFLGELMDNRNRLTTNATARLLHSMVGGVAVSAERSQAMMSLLQRSLDPADLAADPENQVTGFLGAGLPLTARLWSKAGLMSRVRHDAAYIELPDQRPYLLVVFTEGKEHSQNEAILPFISEQIATAIAQL; encoded by the coding sequence ATGCCATTTTTCAACAAAGATGAACAACTTGAGACGTTGGGCGATCGCGTTCTGGAGGCAACGTGGGCAGCATTTCCCAGGTTGGCACAAAACCAGTTGGCATTGACCTGGCTGGTATATGACCCGCCCGTCATCGTGAACACAGGGGGTGCGCTGACTGCCGAGGAGTTTTGGCAACATCCCGTGCGGGGGTTTGCCTATCGGGGTGTAGAGTCGATCTATCCCGCCAGCGTCGTGAAGCTGTTTTATCTAGTTGCAGTTCATGAATGGCTCCAGCAGGGCATGATTCAACCCGGTGTAGAACTCGATCGCGCTACTCGCGACATGATTGTAGACTCCAGCAACGATGCTACGAGTTTAGTGGTGGATGTGTTGACAGGCACAACCAGTGGTCCTGAGTTGCCCGTTGCTCCGTTTGAAACCTGGAAACATCAGCGCAATCTAGTCAACCGCTACTATCAATCCCTGGGGTGGTCAGAGCTAGAGAGCATTAACGTCAACCAAAAAACCTGGTGCGATGGAGCCTATGGGCGCGAACGTGCCTTTTTAGGAGAGTTGATGGATAACCGCAACAGGCTAACCACCAACGCAACAGCCCGATTACTGCACAGCATGGTCGGAGGGGTTGCCGTCTCAGCAGAGCGATCGCAAGCCATGATGTCGCTCTTACAACGCAGTCTCGATCCTGCCGATCTAGCGGCTGATCCCGAAAATCAAGTCACAGGGTTTTTAGGAGCCGGATTGCCCTTAACGGCTCGCCTCTGGTCAAAAGCCGGATTGATGAGTCGAGTTCGTCATGATGCTGCTTACATCGAACTTCCCGACCAACGTCCTTACTTACTGGTCGTCTTTACCGAAGGCAAAGAACACAGCCAAAACGAAGCCATTTTGCCGTTTATTTCAGAGCAGATTGCAACAGCGATCGCTCAACTTTAA
- a CDS encoding Dps family protein, whose amino-acid sequence MRKLNIGLTEEQRQGVSEMLNRDLADAYLLLIKTKKYHWDVIGPQFRTLHELWEEQYQALTESIDAMAERIRTLGFYPLGTAEGFLKVASIKEAAQEIPTATGMVASLVDDHEQIIRNMREHIDRCSEEFHDEGTADFLTGLMEAHEEMAWMLRSFIEGQSLEADGTATRREPASVN is encoded by the coding sequence ATGCGTAAACTTAACATTGGACTAACCGAAGAACAACGTCAAGGCGTATCAGAGATGCTAAATCGCGATTTAGCAGATGCCTATCTACTTTTGATCAAGACTAAAAAATATCACTGGGATGTGATTGGTCCTCAGTTCCGCACGCTGCATGAGTTGTGGGAAGAGCAGTATCAGGCTCTAACTGAAAGCATTGATGCAATGGCTGAGCGGATTCGTACCCTGGGTTTCTATCCCCTTGGAACCGCAGAAGGATTTTTGAAAGTTGCGTCTATTAAAGAAGCGGCTCAAGAGATCCCGACTGCAACTGGAATGGTAGCTAGCCTGGTGGATGACCACGAGCAAATCATTCGCAACATGCGTGAACACATCGATCGCTGTTCTGAAGAGTTCCATGATGAAGGAACGGCTGACTTCTTAACAGGTCTGATGGAGGCGCATGAAGAGATGGCATGGATGCTGCGTTCCTTTATTGAAGGGCAATCCCTGGAAGCCGATGGCACAGCAACTCGCCGGGAACCCGCTAGTGTTAACTAG
- a CDS encoding TAXI family TRAP transporter solute-binding subunit translates to MQSKVTLPVVLLSVIAAIAFGGLWWRESRHVYQLTIATGSKEGEYHAFAQALATVVTRHHPRIQITVIESEGASQNMEWLEQQQVQLAIVQSDTPTQPSTRAVAYLFPEVFHLMANANSGIQTVNDLRGKRVALMPRGSGSYALFQSLSQHYQLQESDFTPVILSPREAYAALGRGEVDALFRVIALGNPATGDVLRSSRATLIPIDQVASLQLSLPYLEPMLIPKGTYDGGVPIPPNDVAVVGVRAVLVSHEDVNSEVIQAIAQTLFEFRNEIVSLYPRAATIRLPDAGENLGLPLHQGAKAYYDQDQPGFLVEYAELIGLFISVAIVLVSGFWQFHLWLSGRQKNRADMYNLEILEVIDQVQYMTDLHQLEAARHRLFDILCKVVVDLDKDRISAESFQSFTFPWEVAIATIRHREMVLRSEKSASLNN, encoded by the coding sequence ATGCAGAGTAAAGTAACACTGCCAGTTGTGTTGTTGAGTGTGATAGCGGCGATCGCCTTTGGGGGATTGTGGTGGCGGGAGAGTCGGCATGTCTATCAACTGACGATTGCAACAGGCAGCAAAGAAGGTGAATATCATGCCTTTGCTCAAGCTCTGGCAACGGTTGTTACGCGCCATCATCCTCGTATTCAAATTACCGTAATTGAAAGCGAGGGAGCCTCTCAAAACATGGAGTGGCTTGAACAGCAGCAGGTACAACTCGCGATCGTGCAAAGTGATACACCGACCCAACCCTCTACTCGTGCGGTTGCCTATCTGTTTCCAGAGGTGTTTCACCTGATGGCGAATGCCAACTCAGGTATTCAAACGGTAAATGATCTGCGTGGAAAGCGTGTCGCTCTGATGCCCAGAGGTAGCGGTTCCTATGCGTTATTTCAATCGTTGAGTCAACACTATCAACTCCAGGAATCAGACTTTACACCAGTCATTCTTTCGCCTCGTGAAGCTTATGCTGCCCTGGGTCGGGGTGAAGTCGATGCCCTGTTTCGGGTGATTGCATTGGGCAACCCCGCGACTGGAGATGTGTTGCGGTCGAGTCGGGCAACCCTCATTCCAATTGATCAGGTGGCATCGTTGCAGTTATCCCTGCCTTACCTGGAACCGATGCTGATTCCCAAAGGCACTTACGACGGGGGCGTGCCGATTCCGCCAAATGATGTTGCTGTAGTTGGGGTTCGAGCCGTTTTGGTGAGCCACGAAGACGTTAACTCAGAGGTCATCCAAGCGATCGCCCAAACGCTGTTTGAATTTCGCAATGAGATTGTTAGCTTGTATCCTCGTGCTGCAACGATCCGGTTGCCTGATGCAGGAGAAAATTTAGGTTTGCCGCTGCATCAAGGGGCTAAAGCCTATTACGACCAAGATCAACCTGGGTTTCTGGTCGAATATGCTGAACTGATTGGCTTATTTATCTCCGTTGCAATCGTTCTAGTGTCTGGTTTTTGGCAGTTTCATTTGTGGTTGTCAGGTCGCCAAAAAAATCGAGCCGATATGTACAACCTGGAGATTTTAGAGGTGATTGACCAGGTTCAGTACATGACCGATTTGCACCAGTTGGAAGCCGCACGCCATCGGCTGTTTGATATTCTCTGCAAAGTGGTTGTTGACCTGGATAAAGACCGTATTTCAGCCGAGTCGTTTCAGTCCTTTACATTTCCGTGGGAAGTGGCGATCGCCACCATTCGTCACCGTGAAATGGTGTTGAGGAGTGAAAAATCTGCATCCCTCAATAACTGA
- a CDS encoding methylated-DNA--[protein]-cysteine S-methyltransferase, whose product MELLIDTIATEIGSIFIVSDGESLCALDYVDYEDRMRTLLTTRYGSFHVKPTTDPMGASSQLQAYFQGHYTALDAIAVNPGGTAFQRQVWSALRTIPAGTTVSYGALAAQLGKPTAYRAVGMANSLNPVSIIIPCHRVIGVNAALTGYAGGLERKRWLLRHEGVDVAQLGTYSEREKVKG is encoded by the coding sequence ATGGAACTTTTAATTGACACGATCGCCACTGAAATCGGCTCAATCTTCATCGTCTCTGATGGGGAGTCACTCTGTGCCCTGGATTATGTCGATTACGAAGACCGGATGCGAACGCTGCTCACAACCCGTTATGGCTCCTTTCATGTCAAGCCTACGACTGACCCAATGGGAGCCAGCAGTCAGTTACAGGCGTATTTTCAGGGTCACTACACTGCCCTCGACGCGATCGCTGTCAATCCGGGAGGAACAGCCTTTCAGCGGCAGGTGTGGTCAGCATTACGCACCATTCCAGCGGGAACCACGGTTTCCTATGGCGCGTTAGCCGCCCAATTAGGCAAACCCACGGCATATCGTGCAGTTGGCATGGCAAATTCCCTAAACCCAGTGTCGATCATCATTCCCTGCCATCGGGTGATTGGGGTGAATGCGGCTCTGACTGGCTACGCTGGCGGGTTAGAGCGAAAACGATGGCTCCTGCGCCATGAGGGAGTCGATGTTGCCCAGTTAGGCACCTACAGCGAGCGCGAGAAGGTCAAGGGGTAG